caaagctgccgcgcgctgccgcgccggtcagcctccattgatgcctcacgggcggcgcagtgaagaccggacgacgcgcgtcccctcgcccgccacgcgtacacgcGGCGGCCACGCGTACGCACGGTGCCTCGGCCTATATAAGTCGACCCCCGGCGCGCCGGTGACATGCACAGAGTCTCCACCACCGACGCGCCATTTCTCCCCCTtcttccctctcctctcgccgtctccagttagcatggccgagcgcttcccaggcgatggcgcggcggcgaacggcttcggccgtcgccatcttcacgaggacgaagctcggctcctctTCGAGGTCGAGTACCCGGTcctgccggacatgcgggtgcccggggcgtggagaatcagcgccggcggggtcccggtgccaccaccgcccaccggggcggcgcggcgtgcggagatcgcgcgtATCCGCGCCTCCCTGCCGCGGGCGCCGAGGGAAGGaccacggtacgtccccgacagcccgctctgggagccatacttccgccgccgccacgccgaacagctcgaggccaccaacggcgtcgtgccctccggaaggctcaactccgaggggcggcgccgatggtggggcgtgcccggtcGCACGCTGGAggtcgtcctcgagtacatcgagggcggcaacacgccgaggctcgagtaccccgctcccccgtccttctctcgccgacgtgggagctcgtggacgccgaggcgcatggagcctggggcgtcctcctcctcgtccggccgctcgtccggctctccctgcctccgccccgtcaagccggagccccaggacacgcctgtcagccggcgcactcgcagctccggcgtccacatcggcgactccacccccctatggccgcctcgtcctcgtcgcgcccaagccggagcccagcCTCCCTGTGGAGTACGAgaagatagcccggcgcggcttctccgaacGGGAGGCCCTACAGTGGGCGCGAGACGACTACCTttgcgacgagatggtccggcagcgccgggccctggaggagattgCCGCCCGCAAACATGGGCGCGAGGACGGGCACGAcgtcgtgatcctcgacagcgacgacgacgaggacgcccccagaccgtccaacccgccgcgccaaccgggggagggttgcagcatggacggcggccgcggcggaggcgacgacgacgacgacggcagtgactacacgcggttctacagcctcctcggcatgtagaactgcaagggcggcgggcggcgaggagcggcaAGGGAGACGGCAAGGAACAGCCTAGTAGCttttttttttataaaatatttttaaaTACGAACGAGCTCGCCGAAGTTTAGTTGAATTTGCGCTATGTTTGTGCCGTAATTTAAATTTTTAAAAAAACATGAGCGTGCAACTGGGGGCATCATGCCCACAGCGCGCGGTCTAGCGCTGGTGCGTCCGCAGGGGGTGATTTAGGGGCCAACTGATGCTCTAAGCTACGAAGCGACCCGATGAAAGGTGTCGCCGGTCTCGAAGaggacaggaaaacaaaagacgcGCATTCAAACCACACGGTTCACTCGTTCCTCTTCTCTTCTCCCTTCGGACGCGAAGAAAAGAAACCCTCGGTCCTTCACAAAGAGAGAAGGGGAGAGAAAAAAAAATAAATTCAAAACCTCCCCCCCAAACCCCTCGTCCACCGCCGCCATGGACAGGGCCCCGCCGCGCGGCGCTCCTCGCGACGCCGTCGGCCAGCGGTGGCTCACCGTCTTCGCCTTCCAGGCCGCGCTCTCGGTCGCCGCCTCCGTAATCCACCTCGCGGTCTCCCCGAGCCGCCGCCACCCTAACCTCGGGGTACCCCCGGCCTTCCTCCTCGGGCTGCACCTGCCCCTCTCCTGCGCCGCCACGGGGCTCCTCGCGCTCGCCTTCCTCATCTCCGCCTCGCCCCACCCCGGCCAATCGCCCGTACCGAAGGTCGCCCTCGCGGCCTCCCTCTTCGCTTCGGCCGGCGCGCTATGCGTGGCCGCCGCGGCGTCTCTGGTCCCCAAGGACGCCGGATGGGCTGCCGTCGCTGGGCTGGGATTCCGCGGCGCTGTGTTGGGCGTGGTGTTCGCCGCTCACTACTTTGGGCGTGGGAGGTGGTTGCTCCAATTCCCCGTCGTGCAGGTGAGTGGAGTGGGGGAAAGTTAGGGTTTCTGCATATGCTGCTTGATTCATCCGAAATTGCAGATTAGGTTTGAATTCGTACGCTTTAAATTCTTATTACCACGACTAACATTAACTTCTCAGCAGTGATTTGCTGTGCAAATGACTATTGTTCTTAAAACATAGGAGTGATGTGATCTTAACTGTGGCTTGAACTATTGGTATTTTACCCTAGGGTGTTTGATCAGAGGAGAGGGTTGCTACTATCCATGCTGCACTATTTGGATCGGTATTTATTGGACACGCATCTATTATTCAAGTTAGACTTTTGAATTAGATATAGATGGTTCTATTATGAGCACTGTGCAATTTCCCCAGAATATCATGTTTTATGGTCAATTTCCAGTCAGAAGCTTTGTTTTTCTTCACTGTTTATTCGTAGTCATAGTTTGCCTATACTGTTCTTTTTTTTTTAGGTGTGAACATGATGGGAATGAATCAAAACTTATGGCAATCAGTTGTAATTTCAAAGCTAAGTTTGGTTAATTTTGATCCCTTAGTAGTCTTAGATTTGCTTGCTTGGTTGCATTTTCATTTGCTATCTTACAGTTCTTCCCAGCAGTCACTTGAGTATGTGGCCGCATGGTTTTAACTTTGTTAACTTGTTTTATTCTCCAGAGACCTATGTTCTATGGATTAAAGATGGGGCTTCTACCTTCTATTAAAAGGGCTCTAAAGATGTCGCTTCAGGTCTTCTTGCTTTCACTTGTCCTGATTCTTATTCTTCCTCGGCAATTCAGAATGGGAGGATCCATTGGAAGTCAAATTATCACCCAAATCGCTATTTTTATAGTGACTACAGGTGTTTCCTTCTGTTGGGAAATAAGCCATCATTTTGTCCAGGTTTGTTCTCTCCTCTGCAATCCAAATCAAACAACATGCTTTTAGATGCTTGTTTCTGCCGTATGTACTCTGCAGCTTGACTTTTGTGGAACTTTAATACACAACTGTTTTCAACGAATTTCAGGTTGTGCATACAAGACGATGCAGTTTTACTCCACCTCAGAGCTCTGCTGCTGCAGAGACTAATCCTACCGATTATATCCTCGAGACATTGGAACTAAGTAATCCACGTTCGCTGATGCAATATCTTGCATTCCAAGATTTGTGTGCAGTATCTGAATGCAACATTGAACCTTGGCGTCGAGGTGCCTTCTTTGAGGAGTCTGGTGAAACTTACAAAAGAATTGTGACAGCCTGTTTGAAGCCACTTGAGGACTTCACTTCAAAAATTGCTGAAGCACTTGAAGGGTTTACTAGTGAAAGGCCAGAACTATTATTACAACAGTCTAAGCTCTATGGTGCATTTAGTGATTCACAGGTAATTTTATAACCATTTCATTTACTTCTATTGTAGGTTCTTCAGTATATTTCCAGTTGTTAATCTTGTCTGTCTCTTCTTGTGTACTAATGAAATCTGCTCCCCGTCAAGAACCATCATCCAGGAAATAGTTTGAACCTACTGTTAAGTTGGTGCCTGCATTTTTTGTTTGACATCCGTGATAAAATTGTTTTAGAGTTGAATAAGGAGAGACCATGCTTTAAAGATGCTGAGTGGCTATAATTGAAGCATACATGCATAATGATTGGTTAGTCACAGTTAGACATACTCCAAAAGATTTGCATACAGCATCACACGATCCGGAAGATTTTGCACGATAACTGCTGATCATATATGTTAGATATGTTATGGAATATGAGTATGCGAGTATCCACATGTAATCTACCTCGGGAAcgtttagtactccctctgttccattaattgtcgctgatttagtgcAACTTTGTAGaaaatcagcgacaattaatatggatcggagggagtagcttAATTTGAAATGCTCAGACCTTTTATTTGGAAGTTGGTAACGTCAAGTTTTCAGGCCTTTTGGAGCTGAAGGTTATTATGACAGCTTCCATATGAGTACCAAATGTATTTCTTCTAGTATAAAGTAATTGGATACTTAGGAGCATCAACTATCATTGTGTTTGATTGCAAATGACATAATAGGTATGCCATATGCACATGGACTGCGTGCAACAGTTTTGAATATTAGCTATGGGGCATTCTTTTCTGTAATATGGGAAGTTGGTTTGTTTATGGAATATGGCACATGTGGTGGAGATGTCAAAATTGTTTTTTTTACACGTACATGGTTGACCTGTGGTCTGGTTGATGCAagtgttatactccctccgtcccaaaataagtgtctcaactttgtactaactctagtgcaaagttgtactaaggttgggacacttattttgggacggagggagtagtaaatagtAGCTCACCATTAACTTCTGCAACATGCTTTTCCTCGGAACCAATGGATAGATTGTAGCAGAAGAAGCTCTGTTCCGCTTGGAGCAATTGTGTATTACCAAGAGTGTGTTTGTTTTGAGCCCAAATTTGCCCCACCATTTTTCTTCTCGAACAATGCAGGAGATCTGCATGCCATTTCATTGATAAGAAAGAGGATTAAAAGTACAATGCCACACACACGACACACCCCAAACCCATACACTCTGGACCAACTGATACATAGGAGCCATGCTTGAACAAAGGATACGACCAAAGCGCCAGAGCACTGACCCTAGAACAGGGTCTGAAGGCTGTGGGCCCTGGCTGTATGCCATAGGGCAGCCTCCTCTACCACCCGAACTACGAAAAACGCCCTAGGGCTAGCATTGGTGAAAACACAGTCGTTTCGGCATTTCCAAATCTGCCAAGCTACTATATGATCAAGGTATTGAGGCCTTTTCGGTGCTCCTTGTCCAATCTCTTGATTGCCCTGTTCCACCAGCCAGAGAAGGCCCCACCAACCCCACCAAATATTtggctagccaaaattttggtcaagGTTTTATGTGCCCATGAGTTGGCCAACTTTGACTAAAAAGATGAAGTAGAGTTGGGTAAGCAGCCATTGGCATGCCAATAAGTTTGTAACCATCCAAACAAAAACCAAAGTTTTGGTAAGGTCTCCTTGGGTAAGGTACAATTTTGCCAGAAACCAAACATACCCCAACTACCAAGGCTAGAAGTGAAAAATGGAGACTGCTTAGCTGATAGCTGGTGTGATGAGTTCTGACAGTATGGAAGCCCAAATTTGTGAAACATGATCATTTTAATAGCAGCTTGAATTTTTTTTATATTCAAGGACAACTACATGGTTAACATTTTGAAGATTTAGCTTATTTCTAGTGTGCATCTGGGGTGAATGTAGCTTAACATGATTCTTGTGGTTTGATAGCATTCAGAAACATTATTAAAGTCCGTAGGTGTCCTTCAGGGTAAGGTCAATTGTCTACATGCCTAAGCTTTAATAGCCTTGTCTTAAGATTGTTTAAGGCCTGCAATGTTTTATGTGCCAGATGTTGTATCATTGCCAAATCATTATAGTCCAAGTGTTAGTTCGTGCACTAATGCCTAATGATAGATTGTTCTGTATGACCTCTGAATGTAGATATGCTCATGGTGTGCTCGGACATTGGCGACATTAACTGCGCGCTCACGACAAGAGGATCGCTATGGAGTTGCTCAACTCACTGGCTGCAATGCTGCTGTGATGTCTACTTTGCTGTCTGCTCTAGTTGCGGTTGAAGCATGTTTAGGGAAGAAAACTAACCCACAACCTGCGCACTCACTGGGTCCAGCAAGCATTAAGTGGGGTAATAACTTCTCCACTGCAAGAAAAGGCAATGTAACTGCCATCGCAAGCACACAAAGAGGTGGTCTGCACACTAAAGCTCATTCAATGGCTGATGTTTTCCGGACTTCAATTTATCAGATAGTCTCAGCCTTCTTGGATGACATGCGGGCAAATGCAAAAGCttcgagtttggagaagaattggATCAGTGAAGGAAGAAAACCTATACATGGTTCACGTGCTGTGTTGGTTCAGAAGTTGAGCTTGTTTATTGAATACCGAGCTGTCTGAACTCTGTGTGATGTCTCTCAAATCGACAGTCTGTTGGGATGAAGGAATTTTGTTATTGGCCAAAATGCTTGTTTCAGTGAAGTTTGGAGCTGCTGACACTACTATCATCTCATTGAGGTCAAGGAATATTTGTTTCGGCACTATGATCCACTGgcgaaaaatcattttccattccCCATCTTTTGGAGAACAAGAAGGGCCATGACCTGTTATTATTGTGATTTCTTGCAAAACCAATCTCACTATTTTTCAATTGTTTGAAGCATTACGCTAGCGAATGGAAAATTAAGCTCTCAATTTTGCATGGTACTCGAGAGGTGTTAGTATGTTGCTGTAGTATGGGGGAATGCCGAAATGTTTTGGGCTATCAGTCCACTTGATTGGCTTGTCAGAATGGTCATACTTGCACTGTAACTTATTACGCAGTAGTGCTAGTCAAGATCGAATGATTTTCTTTATTTGCTGATCAAGGTTTTGTTGTTCATGTGCACCAGCCCAGCCTTGACAGTGGCAAGTGGCTGGAGCCGTTGGCGCCGTTTCAATTTTTCTTTTTAAAGACAGCACGGTTTCATTTCCAACCTGTCTTTTGGTTTTGAGTTAGCAGATCATCCCTGTTTCTTAAGAATGGATCCATGGTGTTGAAAATCCCAAAATATTGTACTAGCTCATCTGCTGGTAACAGCAACCACGGGCCAGCTCTTCTCAGATTCAAGCCAGAATGTGCTGAAGTTGCATGGTATTTCCATTGAAGTAACCATTCTAATTCAGCCGTGGGTTTCTAATACAATCTCCCTCTATAAAGAACACCAACAGTGGAACAGAACAAGGCGTAGTACAGCCAGAAACTCCTAGCTAAAGATGAGGGCGTTGGCGGCCAGCCTCGCCGTCCTCGGCGAGGTGCCAAGCACTGAGAGGGCGGCCCTCGCGGACGCCTTCCTTGCGGCGGCGGCCTTGGGGCAATGCCGGCGCAGCGAGAGGAACCTGCCACGGTGCGCGTCAAGGCCGCCCTCACAGCTCCGCGACGGCTTGAGGCGCTTCTTGGCCGGCTTGGCCAGGTCCTCCAGGGAGGCCACGGCCGCCAGCGACGCGAACGACTGCGACTTGCCGTCGAAGAACAAGGACAATCCCCTCCTGCACAGCATAGAAAAGGCAGGTCAGCATCTCTCTCTGCTTAGAAATAGATCAGGAACGTAAACCGTCAACACTCGCATTCGCGCGCACGTACTTGATGGGGAGCTGCGTCATGAGGGCGGACATCTCGAAGTGGTCACCGGAGCTCGAGGAGGACGAGGAGCTGGCGTCGTCGGCGAGGTCGGAGGAAGAGGACGTCGAGCTCCGCGACGTGCACTCGGAGTCGGACGCGGAGCCGATGTCCTCGTCCTGCTCGTCGTAGGCGGCCCTGGGCGgcgccaccatcatcatctccgcgGCGCGGCGGAACATCACGTACGCGTCCATCTGGGTCGCCATGCCGATCAGAGCAGACCAAACGGAGCAAGGAGAGATGCAGGTGATCTGAGATCAGCGATCGGTTGTGCTGGTGCGTTGGCGATGGAGGATCAAACGCCGCGCAGCGgctataaagggggagaggaggagcggAGGGTGAGTCACTGGGAGGataaggagggaggaggagcgcgGCTACAAATAGGTGGGGGGACGTGGGCGCGGGGCGAGCGGAGGAGATAAAAGCGCCCCGGTTTATTCACGCCCAAGTAAATGCCGCCGATTGGTAGATTCGGCATTATCTCCTCCCTTCGTTCTCTTTACTCGTGTGGGGCTTTTGTTTAGCTTTGTGCGGAGAGGGACGCGGCGAGCGGCGGGAGAGAGGGAGTGGGCAGCAGCGGATAAGGCCTCCACATGGTTTCCCACCGCGCAGCGTTGGGAGCCGCGTGTGCTGTCTGGCTCGCCTTTGGATGACTGTGCCTGCGCGGCTGTGCTTGGTCGTTTCGGCAGGTGAAGGTCCACACACTTGAATTTCGCCTGCGCCGCGCCACGCGGGTTTCCCCAGTCCACTTGCTCTGGGACGCGGACAAAATCACTATTCCGACCCTTCAACCAACTTTGTCACAAAATGAACTCGAtgtgaaagtatttcacgatctgacccttttagcaacgccaCAGCCCGCGGCGTTTCTGCCCAACATAAAAACGTTGAGGTAGCTAGCGTTTCTGACCAAAAAGAAACGCCGAGGCAGCTAGCGTTGCGGACCAGGTAAGAAACGCCAAAGGCGCCGGCGTTGCTGCCCATCATTGAAACGCCAAGGGACCATGGCGTTGCTACCCTCTTTGGTCATAATTAATTAGCCTTATTAGTTAGGCTGTTCATCCACATTTCACATGCACATGGAAAAGGGCAGCAACNNNNNNNNNNNNNNNNNNNNNNNNNNNNNNNNNNNNNNNNNNNNNNNNNNNNNNNNNNNNNNNNNNNNNNNNNNNNNNNNNNNNNNNNNNNNNNNNNNNNNNNNNNNNNNNNNNNNNNNNNNNNNNNNNNNNNNNNNNNNNNNNNNNNNNNNNNNNNNNNNNNNNNNNNNNNNNNNNNNNNNNNNNNNNNNNNNNNNNNNNNNNNNNNNNNNNNNNNNNNNNNNNNNNNNNNNNNNNNNNNNNNNNNNNNNNNNNNNNNNNNNNNNNNNNNNNNNNNNNNNNNNNNNNNNNNNNNNNNNNNNNNNNNNNNNNNNNNNNNNNNNNNNNNNNNNNNNNNNNNNNNNNNNNNNNNNNNNNNNNNNNNNNNNNNNNNNNNNNNNNNNNNNNNNNNNNNNNNNNNNNNNNNNNNNNNNNNNNNNNNNNNNNNNNNNNNNNNNNNNNNNNNNNNNNNNNNNNNNNNNNNNNNNNNNNNNNNNNNNNNNNNNNNNNNNNNNNNNNNNNNNNNNNNNNNNNNNNNNNNNNNNNNNNNNNNNNNNNNNNNNNNNNNNNNNNNNNNNNNNNNNNNNNNNNNNNNNNNNNNNNNNNNNNNNNNNNNNNNNNNNNNNNNNNNNNNNNNNNNNNNNNNNNNNNNNNNNNNNNNNNNNNNNNNNNNNNNNNNNNNNNNNNNNNNNNNNNNNNNNNNNNNNNNNNNNNNNNNNNNNNNNNNNNNNNNNNNNNNNNNNNNNNNNNNNNNNNNNNNNNNNNNNGAGACCATGGCGTTGCTGCCCTTTTCCATGTGCACGTGAAATGTGGATGAACAACCTAACTAATAAGGCTAATTAATTATGACCAAAAAGGGTAGCAACGCCATGGTCCCTTGGCGTTTCACTGATGGGCAGCAACGCCAGCGCCTTTGGCGTTTCTTACCCGGTCCGCAACGCTAGCTGCCTCGGCGTTGCTTCTTGGTCAGAAACGCTAGCTACCTCAGCGTTTCTATGTTGGGCAGAAACGCTGCGGGCTGTGGCGTTACTAAAAGGGTCAGATCGTAAAATATTTTCACGTCGAGTTCATTTTGTGACAAAGTTTGTTGGAAGGGTCGGAATAGTGAAAAAGCCCTAGCGGCCAGTAGGACTTGCCTTTTCGAATGACCTGGCAGCGTGGCATCCCCATCTGGTCTGTACTTTATTTATGAAAGCTACCGTGCCTATCATCGCTCCTTTGTACTCCTGCGGGGCTCTGGTGCTACACAAGAATGAATAACACAAAAATTGCCGGCTCAATTTCTGTTTTAAAGAAAGGGTATCATTTTCTAAAGCTGACTAGATAATGTACTGGTAGCATATGGAATCTCGCACTTCCTAAGGAATAAGAGAAGCGGCCAAGAGGGTGTTACATCGGTTAAGGCCGATATGAGTAAAGCATATGATAGGGTGGAGCGGAACTTTCTTAAAGCAATGATGGCAAAGATGGGGATTTAGTCACGAGTGGATCAACCTTGTCATGAAATGCGTAAGAACAATGAGATATCAGATTAAAGTCAACGGTGTCCTCACTGACCAGTTCAGTCCTTCGCGTGGTTTGCGTCAAGGGGATCCGTTGTCACCATATCTCTTTGTCATATGTGCGGAGGGGTTGTTTGCGTTGCTACAAGAGGCCGAGAGAGTGGGAAGGATTACTGGAGTCAAAATCTGTCAATCAGCGCCAAGTGTGTCACATTTGTTCTTTGCCGATGACTCAATGATATTCCTGAAGGCAAAACAGGaagagtgtcgtggttctaagcctgacagtagagtgggggtaggtatgaagaggcaaggtcctagctatggagaggttgtaagcacaaaggatgtacgagttcaggcccttctcggaggaagtaatagccctacgtctcggagcccggaggcggtcgagtggattatgagtatatgagttacaaggtgccgaacccttctgcctgtggaggggggtggcttatatagagtgcgccaggaccccagccagcccacgcaggagagggtttaaggtgagttaagtctggggcgttactggtaacgccccacataaagtgcctttactatcatagagcctacttaattacaggccgttgcagtgcagagtgcctcttgacctcctggtggtcgagtgagtctttggtggtcgagtccttcaagtcagtcgagtgtgtccctcgttggtcgactggaagatgacttcttctaagggtgtccttgggcaaggtacttggatcaggtccatgaccctaccctaggtacataaccccatcattagcccccgaatggattgaggcttcgagtgaggaaggagttgacgtcgtttccgattaacctttgtgccctggttgtgcgttgtcctggaccaaagaatctcttcgtcgatagggagcaacttgtcttcagtcgactcgatccattctatttttgcgtcgagtgaccTTTCGGgtttcgacgatctccgagcgacggatcgccggaaacaccgcgtctgacagactgatttgctgttcgcggattctgcgggatgcgaaatttggggacgcgcgcgaagcggggcggaccgcggcgttcggatgggacggggcatagacgcctcgatctccgcgccacttttttcgccacgtatcccgcctgcgcaactgttcctgatatgattagatcgaccgggcccacatgtcagccactcggaagggaccttataaatgcgcccggcgaggatttctgtgctgcgcctcagcattttCTCCCTCtctttgcttccttcttccctgctcagcgtgctcgctctcgcccccgcaccacttcccttcgcgcatctcgccggagaccatggccaaggagaagacggcggcgctggagcgtgcaaagaaggcgtcggcgtcggagaaggcaaaggggagatccaccagccgcggagggtcctcgtccagatcccgcctgccgaagggctgggtccaaggagactggatccagtcgaccatcacagagaatgacctcctcgacatggccaacgagggcttgatccctcacggggctgctaggcttccggggaaggagtggcagccccagccagaagagggtgagtgtgtacttttggccacccatgttgatcgtgggttttccttgccgccgagtgttttcttccgtggcttcttgaatttcttcggagcgcagctccaccactttaccccaaactccattgcctatcttgctgcgttcgtgtccatgtgtgagggtttcttgggctgtcgaccgcactggggtttgttcaaacatatattcacgtgtcgctctcagaccgtgaagaaggcgagcccaggtgatgagagaacccgagtcgtccaaatgtgtgggggtctggggatccaggtgaggaataagagcaccttcccgcccatgacctttcccgagtcggtcagaggctggcagtcgacctggttctactgccgagaccagtcgacgccggggcagtcgagtggactcccacagtttaccatggatcgagtgaacaagccctcctctctgaagttgattccggaggagaaagctgatgtgaagatgttgatggagcgcgtggtgcagttggttcgggagggagtgacgggcatggacctcttggaggtcttcctcaggcgtcacatccagcctcttcagttctggagccactgcatgtggttgtactgtgggaccgaagacgagactcgagtccatccagaagcagtcgacgatgtcactctggaaagatggatggtagccgttaccggaaacaaagacaacccacgcggagccagaaggattcctccactcgaccacaacagcgatccaaacaaggtacatttgctctgctctccactgcgctcttgtcgcattcatttctgtttatcctgccgactggtcgactgatcgttgtcttgatatctgctaggctctcaccgagctgtactcgatgcccaatggggcacaaactccgactgaggagggtgaggcgagcgggggtgagagccaggaagaggaggagtgggactcggacgttgcaggggatgacgacgacggcgatgacgatgacgttgaagacgaggaggaagaggaggaggaggtcgtaccaccgcgctcggaaaggcggtcgaagcttgtccacgacccttcaaccgaacgtggtaagggggttgcgaccactactcagtcgaccaagcgcccccggaccatctctccggtgccgactgaaaaggcgccgaagcagcccagggcggcctcgtcgaagccgaccaagctcctgccgaagatgaaggtgtccatccctaccatatcagggtaatcgtgttgtttgaatcttctcattttgcgtgaactttgtctctggtcgacgctgaagttagtcgactgatcctttggagttgcagtgctgctacttctaaaacctcggcccgggctgatgaccacgagatggaggacgcagcgacttcgaacccaggtactgtattcttaacgccgttcttagtcgactgactcgcgatctctgatcctgattcttctccgcagctccacccaatactgttatcaatcttcctgatgatgatgaggatgaagagccgctgaagcgcaggaggagtcggaaagcgtccgccagtaaggtgcctcaggatgtgacggcgcctgagattctgactgtggaggaagagaacaccactcgacacacggtgtcttttgcaaatccactgacgagtgctcagcagccctccctcttcacgatgcaccacgtcccagaggaccaagctggcgcagcgaaggaggcgatacgccaggcgggactcatgatggagcagctgaagaccatccgggacgcgagccaggcagcttatgacgccagttctgccctccaaagcaatgtccaggtcagtcgaccactgtttgttctgttggatatgctaccaaaaacttttcctttctggaatttatagtagtcaccc
Above is a window of Triticum aestivum cultivar Chinese Spring chromosome 6B, IWGSC CS RefSeq v2.1, whole genome shotgun sequence DNA encoding:
- the LOC123137800 gene encoding uncharacterized protein, producing the protein MATQMDAYVMFRRAAEMMMVAPPRAAYDEQDEDIGSASDSECTSRSSTSSSSDLADDASSSSSSSSGDHFEMSALMTQLPIKRGLSLFFDGKSQSFASLAAVASLEDLAKPAKKRLKPSRSCEGGLDAHRGRFLSLRRHCPKAAAARKASARAALSVLGTSPRTARLAANALIFS
- the LOC123137799 gene encoding uncharacterized protein, whose protein sequence is MDRAPPRGAPRDAVGQRWLTVFAFQAALSVAASVIHLAVSPSRRHPNLGVPPAFLLGLHLPLSCAATGLLALAFLISASPHPGQSPVPKVALAASLFASAGALCVAAAASLVPKDAGWAAVAGLGFRGAVLGVVFAAHYFGRGRWLLQFPVVQRPMFYGLKMGLLPSIKRALKMSLQVFLLSLVLILILPRQFRMGGSIGSQIITQIAIFIVTTGVSFCWEISHHFVQVVHTRRCSFTPPQSSAAAETNPTDYILETLELSNPRSLMQYLAFQDLCAVSECNIEPWRRGAFFEESGETYKRIVTACLKPLEDFTSKIAEALEGFTSERPELLLQQSKLYGAFSDSQICSWCARTLATLTARSRQEDRYGVAQLTGCNAAVMSTLLSALVAVEACLGKKTNPQPAHSLGPASIKWGNNFSTARKGNVTAIASTQRGGLHTKAHSMADVFRTSIYQIVSAFLDDMRANAKASSLEKNWISEGRKPIHGSRAVLVQKLSLFIEYRAV